From the genome of Malus sylvestris chromosome 6, drMalSylv7.2, whole genome shotgun sequence, one region includes:
- the LOC126626695 gene encoding putative anthocyanidin reductase isoform X2, whose translation MEKNTSSRVCVTGASGFIGSSLVNKLLRQGHTVHATLRNLDDASKVGLLKSLPHADTKLLLFQADIYDPQEFEHAIEGCEFVFHVATPMQHNNLSSQYKDTAEAAVAGVRIIADSCIRSQTVKRLIYTASVLAASPWTEDGAGFKAYLDESCWTPLDVSFPHGTDFTMGYIVSKTLAENAVLSYNVIDGGKLEVVTLPCGLVGGETLLPILPPTVGVVLSQLTGDSNRYNSLKFMQEVIGSVPLVHIEDVCRAHIFCMEQPSMRGRFCCAVASPSIKEIAACFQENYPEYKIAKEFTEGPEGGIKCDLLSW comes from the exons ATGGAGAAGAATACAAGCTCTAGAGTTTGTGTTACAGGTGCTTCTGGTTTCATTGGCTCTTCGCTCGTTAACAAGCTCCTACGGCAGGGCCACACAGTCCACGCCACCCTCAGGAACttgg ATGATGCATCAAAAGTCGGGCTTCTCAAGTCCCTTCCTCATGCGGACACCAAATTGTTGCTGTTCCAAGCTGACATATATGACCCTCAAGAGTTTGAGCATGCCATTGAAGGCTGTGAGTTTGTTTTCCATGTTGCCACTCCGATGCAGCATAACAACCTAAGCTCTCAG TACAAGGACACAGCTGAAGCTGCTGTTGCTGGGGTGAGAATCATTGCTGATTCCTGCATTCGTTCGCAGACCGTCAAGCGACTCATCTACACTGCAAGCGTACTAGCTGCGTCGCCTTGGACAGAAGATGGGGCTGGATTCAAAGCCTACCTTGATGAATCATGTTGGACACCTCTTGATGTCTCATTTCCCCATGGCACTGATTTCACAATG GGGTATATCGTATCAAAGACATTAGCAGAGAACGCAGTGCTGAGCTACAACGTAATTGATGGTGGTAAATTAGAAGTGGTAACTCTTCCTTGTGGCCTAGTAGGAGGAGAAACTCTTCTGCCGATTTTGCCTCCAACTGTGGGAGTAGTTTTATCACAACTTACCGGGGACTCGAACCGTTACAATTCATTAAAATTCATGCAAGAAGTTATCGGTTCTGTTCCTCTAGTACACATTGAAGATGTTTGCCGAGCACATATCTTCTGTATGGAACAACCGTCGATGAGAGGCAGATTCTGCTGTGCAGTTGCCAGTCCAAGTATCAAAGAAATCGCTGCCTGCTTCCAAGAAAACTACCCGGAATACAAGATAGCAAAAGA ATTCACCGAAGGACCAGAAGGAGGAATCAAATGTGA
- the LOC126626695 gene encoding putative anthocyanidin reductase isoform X1: protein MEKNTSSRVCVTGASGFIGSSLVNKLLRQGHTVHATLRNLDDASKVGLLKSLPHADTKLLLFQADIYDPQEFEHAIEGCEFVFHVATPMQHNNLSSQYKDTAEAAVAGVRIIADSCIRSQTVKRLIYTASVLAASPWTEDGAGFKAYLDESCWTPLDVSFPHGTDFTMGYIVSKTLAENAVLSYNVIDGGKLEVVTLPCGLVGGETLLPILPPTVGVVLSQLTGDSNRYNSLKFMQEVIGSVPLVHIEDVCRAHIFCMEQPSMRGRFCCAVASPSIKEIAACFQENYPEYKIAKEFTEGPEGGIKCDFTKLVKIGFEYKYGMKNILDDSVVSGRRLSKSSLSQLI from the exons ATGGAGAAGAATACAAGCTCTAGAGTTTGTGTTACAGGTGCTTCTGGTTTCATTGGCTCTTCGCTCGTTAACAAGCTCCTACGGCAGGGCCACACAGTCCACGCCACCCTCAGGAACttgg ATGATGCATCAAAAGTCGGGCTTCTCAAGTCCCTTCCTCATGCGGACACCAAATTGTTGCTGTTCCAAGCTGACATATATGACCCTCAAGAGTTTGAGCATGCCATTGAAGGCTGTGAGTTTGTTTTCCATGTTGCCACTCCGATGCAGCATAACAACCTAAGCTCTCAG TACAAGGACACAGCTGAAGCTGCTGTTGCTGGGGTGAGAATCATTGCTGATTCCTGCATTCGTTCGCAGACCGTCAAGCGACTCATCTACACTGCAAGCGTACTAGCTGCGTCGCCTTGGACAGAAGATGGGGCTGGATTCAAAGCCTACCTTGATGAATCATGTTGGACACCTCTTGATGTCTCATTTCCCCATGGCACTGATTTCACAATG GGGTATATCGTATCAAAGACATTAGCAGAGAACGCAGTGCTGAGCTACAACGTAATTGATGGTGGTAAATTAGAAGTGGTAACTCTTCCTTGTGGCCTAGTAGGAGGAGAAACTCTTCTGCCGATTTTGCCTCCAACTGTGGGAGTAGTTTTATCACAACTTACCGGGGACTCGAACCGTTACAATTCATTAAAATTCATGCAAGAAGTTATCGGTTCTGTTCCTCTAGTACACATTGAAGATGTTTGCCGAGCACATATCTTCTGTATGGAACAACCGTCGATGAGAGGCAGATTCTGCTGTGCAGTTGCCAGTCCAAGTATCAAAGAAATCGCTGCCTGCTTCCAAGAAAACTACCCGGAATACAAGATAGCAAAAGA ATTCACCGAAGGACCAGAAGGAGGAATCAAATGTGACTTTACTAAGCTGGTGAAGATCGGTTTTGAGTACAAGTATGGCATGAAGAACATACTTGATGACAGTGTAGTAAGTGGAAGGAGGTTATCAAAGAGCTCTCTTTCTCAACTGATTTAA